Proteins found in one Synechococcus sp. LA31 genomic segment:
- a CDS encoding phosphatase PAP2 family protein — MAAIQALALSVLAFTPVAVRADPSPAAGVSLNPAPLERVVGTPPAARSAEAGQDLAILLWLQQVRTPEIVSSSWTLLERNPTAFSRALGVDMVRTTPRLNAALKAFLKPVDGIKDQIKDRVNRPRPFVSHPQIIPCLPLEASASFPSGHSTWYRAASELLADLLPERRSRLLELGRHGGNSRVLCGMHYPSDVEAGQRLGVAAANQLIQSPQWRAFKADPAVQVELDQVRKVPASALPVLVH, encoded by the coding sequence ATGGCTGCCATTCAAGCTCTGGCTCTCTCCGTCTTGGCGTTCACCCCGGTCGCTGTTCGCGCTGATCCATCCCCTGCCGCCGGCGTGTCCCTTAATCCTGCTCCCTTGGAGCGGGTCGTGGGCACGCCACCTGCTGCCAGGAGTGCCGAAGCAGGTCAGGATCTGGCGATTCTGCTCTGGCTGCAACAGGTGCGTACTCCTGAGATTGTGAGTAGCAGCTGGACGCTGCTGGAGCGCAACCCTACCGCCTTCAGCCGTGCACTCGGTGTCGACATGGTGCGCACCACACCTCGGCTCAATGCCGCACTCAAAGCCTTTCTCAAGCCGGTGGATGGCATCAAGGATCAAATCAAGGATCGCGTTAATCGGCCTCGTCCATTTGTGAGTCATCCCCAGATCATTCCCTGCTTGCCCTTGGAGGCGAGCGCGTCGTTCCCGTCGGGGCATTCCACTTGGTACCGCGCTGCCTCAGAGCTCTTGGCTGATCTGTTGCCGGAGCGGCGCTCCAGGTTGCTTGAGCTCGGCCGCCATGGCGGCAACAGCCGTGTGCTCTGCGGGATGCATTACCCCTCGGATGTGGAGGCCGGTCAGCGCCTCGGTGTTGCCGCGGCCAACCAGCTAATTCAGTCGCCCCAATGGCGTGCGTTCAAAGCGGATCCCGCCGTACAGGTTGAATTGGATCAGGTGCGCAAGGTGCCGGCTTCAGCCTTACCCGTGTTGGTGCATTGA
- a CDS encoding Crp/Fnr family transcriptional regulator: MNSGVLHTMQALAASLPSRVLQPEQVLFEAGQPGNSIFCVLSGSVELSWGDASFEIFGPGDVLGVGALVSDHHLRHGTARAVVATELLEMGREQFLFAVQETPMFALELMASLERRLRRLED; this comes from the coding sequence ATGAATTCCGGTGTGCTTCACACCATGCAGGCTCTTGCGGCAAGCCTGCCGAGTCGCGTTCTTCAGCCCGAGCAGGTGCTGTTTGAGGCGGGTCAGCCCGGCAACAGCATCTTCTGTGTGCTGAGCGGCTCGGTTGAGCTCTCTTGGGGCGATGCCTCGTTCGAGATCTTCGGCCCTGGTGATGTGCTGGGTGTTGGTGCGCTGGTGAGTGATCACCATCTCCGCCACGGCACCGCCCGAGCCGTTGTGGCGACTGAGCTGCTCGAGATGGGCCGGGAGCAGTTTCTATTTGCTGTTCAAGAAACCCCGATGTTTGCGCTGGAGCTGATGGCCAGCCTTGAGCGCCGTCTGCGGCGCCTCGAGGACTAG
- a CDS encoding IS481 family transposase: MHSHPNARLTQKSRLRLVNQHLQDRRPLAELAAEAGISLRCAYKWLARYRSGGAASLADRRSVRRTQRRTLDPRQLQQAVDLRHQRLHLRHIARLLVAPFSTVARVLNRLGLGRLRNLEPKPPVQRYEREHPGELIHIDVKKLARFRKVGHRITGNRQQGRSTGVGYDRVHVAIDDATRLAYVEVLADEQQATAIGFMSRAVAWFNSQGVECRQVMSDNGPAYVSRSFAKACKVLGLRHIRTRPYTPRTNGKAERFIQTLCREWAYGMPFQNSEERNQWLPRYLSIYNRLRKHTALGGRSPQQRLNELLC, from the coding sequence ATGCATAGCCATCCCAATGCCCGACTGACACAGAAGAGCCGTCTCAGGCTCGTCAATCAACACCTCCAAGACCGTCGTCCCCTCGCTGAACTGGCTGCAGAAGCAGGCATCAGTCTCCGCTGCGCCTACAAGTGGCTGGCCCGCTACCGCTCAGGTGGTGCTGCTTCTCTGGCTGATCGACGGAGTGTTCGCCGCACCCAGCGGCGGACGCTCGATCCGCGGCAACTGCAGCAGGCCGTGGATCTCCGTCACCAACGCCTCCACCTCCGCCACATCGCCAGGCTTCTGGTCGCACCCTTCTCCACCGTGGCCAGGGTGCTCAACCGCCTTGGTCTGGGGCGGTTGCGGAATCTCGAGCCCAAACCTCCAGTCCAGCGCTACGAGCGGGAGCATCCCGGAGAGCTGATCCATATCGACGTCAAAAAGCTCGCCCGCTTTCGCAAAGTCGGTCACCGCATCACTGGCAACCGCCAGCAGGGCCGCTCCACGGGCGTTGGCTACGACCGCGTCCACGTCGCCATTGATGACGCCACACGGCTTGCTTATGTCGAGGTGCTCGCGGACGAGCAGCAGGCCACGGCCATTGGCTTTATGAGCCGAGCTGTGGCTTGGTTCAACAGTCAGGGCGTCGAGTGCCGGCAGGTCATGTCTGACAACGGTCCCGCCTACGTCTCACGCAGCTTTGCCAAGGCGTGCAAGGTCCTGGGCCTCAGGCACATCCGCACCAGGCCCTACACGCCGAGGACCAACGGCAAAGCCGAACGGTTCATCCAGACCCTGTGCCGGGAATGGGCCTACGGGATGCCGTTCCAGAACTCAGAAGAACGCAATCAGTGGCTGCCTCGCTACCTGTCGATCTATAACCGTCTCAGGAAGCACACAGCACTCGGCGGCCGATCACCTCAGCAGCGGCTCAACGAGCTGCTCTGCTGA
- the corA gene encoding magnesium/cobalt transporter CorA: MQSLPQLRPTPGSLDSRRLEERPGQMPNSLYLAGGRAASSLSAVILWPRGPERRLLRNLGELQELKEQNVPFWLRITGMGQPHLIRDALERCHIPMVFAPLVLDTPQSTRVDSIGDVIAVVLHRLRFSRDPLNLVSDQVSMLLTHNCLISIEEAPSGEPFASLTDWLLHKTPIAGADDLDDLLHYMVDNILDGIFPMLEQMANRLDDLEEAALRDPRPRVLTRAYQLRANLRRIRQQLWPLRHQILLFLRQNQPVMGPDGLLGFQEMAQNVDQIFDSCEILRHQCDAVTEAHMASTGNRMNQIMKTLTIVSTIFAPLTFIAGIYGMNFDNMPELHWRYGYIASLVLMGAIATTQAIYLWRRGWFEDWTAPRR; encoded by the coding sequence ATGCAGAGCCTCCCCCAGCTGAGGCCAACGCCAGGCTCTCTGGATTCACGCCGCCTTGAGGAGCGGCCAGGGCAGATGCCCAACAGCCTCTACCTGGCGGGCGGACGTGCCGCCAGCAGCTTGTCTGCCGTGATCCTCTGGCCGAGAGGCCCAGAGCGACGCCTGCTACGCAACCTCGGCGAACTGCAGGAGCTGAAGGAGCAGAACGTGCCGTTTTGGCTGCGGATCACCGGCATGGGCCAACCACATCTGATCCGGGATGCCTTGGAGCGCTGCCATATCCCCATGGTGTTTGCGCCCTTGGTGCTCGACACACCGCAATCCACCCGCGTGGATTCGATCGGCGATGTGATTGCAGTGGTGCTGCACCGGCTGCGCTTCTCACGTGATCCTCTCAATCTGGTGAGCGATCAAGTGAGCATGCTGCTCACCCACAACTGCTTGATCTCCATCGAGGAAGCGCCAAGCGGCGAACCCTTCGCCTCACTCACCGACTGGCTGCTGCACAAAACACCAATCGCCGGGGCCGACGATCTCGATGATTTGCTCCACTACATGGTGGACAACATTCTTGATGGCATTTTCCCAATGCTCGAGCAGATGGCCAACCGCCTCGATGATCTCGAGGAGGCCGCTCTGCGCGACCCGCGGCCGCGGGTGCTCACCCGGGCTTATCAACTCAGAGCCAACCTGCGCCGCATCCGCCAACAACTCTGGCCGCTGCGCCATCAAATTCTTCTCTTCCTGCGCCAGAACCAACCCGTGATGGGCCCCGACGGCCTGTTGGGATTTCAGGAGATGGCCCAGAACGTGGATCAGATCTTTGACAGCTGCGAAATCCTGCGGCATCAGTGCGATGCCGTCACCGAGGCGCACATGGCCAGCACGGGTAATCGCATGAACCAGATCATGAAGACCCTCACGATTGTGTCGACGATTTTTGCTCCGCTCACCTTCATCGCCGGCATTTATGGCATGAACTTCGACAACATGCCAGAGCTGCACTGGCGCTATGGCTATATCGCTTCGCTTGTGCTGATGGGAGCCATCGCCACCACGCAAGCCATCTATCTCTGGCGGCGGGGTTGGTTTGAAGACTGGACGGCCCCGCGCCGCTGA
- the pstB gene encoding phosphate ABC transporter ATP-binding protein PstB, which produces MTTSMPSPSRMQQASPGFCMELENVGISYGGNEAVKGVYMQIPRGKVTAFIGPSGCGKSTVLRALNRMNDLIDGCTLKGRVIFDGQDLYAPQVDPVEVRRRIGMVFQKPNPFPKSIYENIAFGARINGYRGDMDELVERSLRKAAIWDETKDKLKESGYALSGGQQQRLCIARAIAIEPEVILMDEPCSALDPISTLKIEEMMHELKKSYTIVIVTHNMQQAVRVSDLTGFFNVTPKADGDGKVGCLEEFAETETIFNAPSQQATQDYVSGRFG; this is translated from the coding sequence ATGACCACCTCCATGCCTTCCCCATCTCGCATGCAGCAAGCCAGTCCAGGCTTCTGCATGGAACTCGAGAATGTGGGCATTAGCTACGGCGGCAATGAAGCTGTCAAGGGCGTCTACATGCAGATTCCTCGCGGCAAAGTCACAGCGTTCATTGGTCCATCCGGCTGCGGCAAGAGCACTGTCTTGCGTGCGCTCAATCGCATGAATGACTTGATCGATGGCTGCACGCTCAAGGGTCGTGTGATCTTTGATGGTCAGGACCTTTACGCGCCCCAGGTGGATCCGGTGGAAGTGCGTAGGCGCATCGGCATGGTGTTTCAGAAGCCCAACCCCTTCCCTAAGAGCATCTACGAAAACATCGCCTTTGGCGCTCGCATCAATGGCTACCGCGGTGACATGGATGAATTGGTCGAGCGTTCTCTCCGCAAGGCCGCCATCTGGGATGAAACCAAAGACAAACTCAAGGAAAGTGGCTATGCCCTATCCGGTGGCCAGCAACAGCGCCTATGCATTGCGAGGGCCATTGCAATTGAGCCGGAGGTGATCTTGATGGACGAGCCCTGCTCGGCACTTGACCCCATCTCTACACTCAAAATCGAGGAGATGATGCATGAACTCAAGAAGAGCTACACGATCGTGATCGTGACCCACAACATGCAGCAGGCCGTTCGTGTCAGCGACCTGACAGGCTTTTTTAATGTGACGCCCAAAGCTGATGGCGATGGCAAGGTGGGCTGCCTTGAGGAATTTGCTGAAACGGAGACCATCTTTAATGCTCCCAGTCAGCAAGCCACTCAAGACTATGTCTCTGGTCGGTTTGGTTGA
- a CDS encoding esterase-like activity of phytase family protein, producing the protein MPDRWPQLLLGMLLPCPLQLEWIKTFDIALPVALANDADGGYSAIHYDQPGHRLWLLSDLPGGHLSSTTLPSALSRPRHLKTISLQVPAPISQQLDAEALVIDTDQAWVASEGRRSRERPAQLLRFSLPRGAFLQAVPLPAAWQPGPGQGLESNAGPESLARLSRADQPLALLMAAEHPLRQGPADQVPLLRWHWPPGRDPRRDAPLAAPQGTLRSPAGGNWGLTDLLVLHPPGGAGAPQLLSLWRRYREPLQWDNQLRLYPLPAAGRVAEALQVWDLHAIGITPENWEGLSLGPELSPGQPSLLLVSDDNRNPLQSSRLAQLQARRSPRCELNR; encoded by the coding sequence ATGCCTGACAGGTGGCCACAACTGCTGCTTGGGATGCTCCTGCCGTGTCCGTTGCAGCTGGAATGGATCAAAACCTTCGACATAGCCCTACCCGTAGCCCTAGCGAACGATGCCGACGGCGGTTACTCCGCCATCCACTACGACCAACCTGGCCATCGCCTCTGGCTGCTCAGTGATCTGCCCGGTGGCCATCTCAGCAGCACCACGCTGCCTTCTGCTCTCAGCAGGCCTCGGCACCTGAAGACCATCTCCCTCCAGGTGCCGGCTCCAATCAGCCAGCAGCTCGATGCCGAAGCCCTCGTGATCGACACCGATCAAGCTTGGGTTGCCAGTGAAGGGAGGCGCAGCCGCGAACGCCCGGCTCAGTTGCTGCGGTTCTCGCTTCCTCGCGGTGCGTTCCTCCAGGCGGTGCCGTTACCCGCTGCCTGGCAGCCAGGCCCTGGACAGGGGCTCGAGAGCAATGCTGGCCCCGAATCCCTGGCACGCCTGAGCCGGGCGGATCAACCCCTCGCGTTGTTGATGGCCGCCGAGCACCCCTTGCGGCAGGGCCCAGCGGATCAAGTCCCCCTGCTGCGCTGGCACTGGCCGCCCGGCCGGGATCCCCGTCGGGATGCACCCCTGGCCGCTCCCCAGGGAACCCTGCGCTCCCCTGCCGGCGGCAACTGGGGACTGACTGATCTCCTGGTGCTCCACCCCCCTGGTGGGGCAGGCGCCCCGCAACTGCTCAGCCTGTGGCGGCGCTACCGCGAGCCGCTGCAGTGGGATAACCAGCTGCGGCTTTACCCCCTACCCGCAGCTGGCAGAGTTGCCGAAGCGCTGCAGGTCTGGGATCTCCATGCCATCGGCATCACACCTGAAAACTGGGAGGGCCTGAGCTTGGGGCCGGAGCTGTCGCCTGGGCAACCAAGCCTGCTGCTGGTGAGCGACGACAATCGCAACCCCTTGCAATCCAGCCGCTTGGCGCAACTGCAGGCCCGGCGCTCACCGCGTTGTGAGCTGAACCGATGA
- a CDS encoding PhoX family phosphatase, protein MNRRSLLELLGLAAASATATATIPSGSAAPQRPTRRWPSLLGPIPLPSDGLTAKQQQHTYRRIALHDRLDVPTGYRSDVLLSWGDRLGKGAMGFNNDYLAFSALDADRALLTINFEYISAQTWCAGYAEAHGRTLPFAALQEALQTTGGRLEPNTAETNAALQAMAVAVAAAALEDLGVGVACLVRQSDGSWRHQSGAQERRIHGLSGLKEPGQQLRSSGPAAAVFRRTDRQGYDDGLGDRVIGTFANCAGGQTPWGTVLSAEENFQTHVVEAVYADGSSPPPSERPFEFSRKRIAGLGAPFGLAGNKYGWMVELDPRRPEQAAVKHTWLGRFRHEAVGVRARAGEPLVVYSACDRHSGHLYRFVSSERVSDPSDPANSRLLHNGRLEVAQLQADGSGRWLLLHPQTPLAPLRPSHYERFGSAGLIEVPHSDRRQAGAERLRSDAELERYCRRFPQLADLYPGQGEEQMGAILIDAHLAANAIGATPTARPEDTEIDPITGDLLISFTMGGSDETGSPDPAIFQGPNQQTPWPFGWMMRLSDSPADPAEAGGHFNWRMAATGGTPWEGGLGFANPDNLAIDRQGNVWMVTDRSNSKASTDIFGKNSCWLLPRAANPGEEALLFASGPMECELCGPCFDQEEHTLFLAVQHPGEQYGCHNLGEQELQAFELMDRSGTRFEQLRTVPLGSNWPSGVPGRNPRPAVVMIRRSQGGPLVQAS, encoded by the coding sequence ATGAATCGCCGCTCTCTGCTAGAGCTCCTCGGCCTGGCTGCAGCCAGTGCAACCGCTACGGCAACGATCCCCTCAGGCTCTGCCGCCCCTCAGAGACCCACGCGACGCTGGCCTTCGCTGCTGGGGCCGATCCCACTGCCCAGTGATGGGCTCACGGCCAAGCAGCAACAACACACCTACCGGCGCATCGCCCTACACGACCGGCTCGACGTGCCTACCGGTTATCGCTCCGATGTGTTGCTGAGTTGGGGCGATCGCCTCGGCAAGGGAGCCATGGGGTTCAATAACGACTACCTGGCTTTCAGCGCGCTCGATGCAGATCGAGCACTGCTCACGATCAATTTCGAATACATCAGTGCCCAAACCTGGTGCGCCGGCTACGCCGAAGCCCATGGGCGAACGTTGCCCTTTGCCGCCTTACAAGAAGCCCTTCAAACCACAGGGGGGCGTTTGGAGCCGAACACCGCAGAGACAAACGCCGCTTTGCAGGCGATGGCGGTGGCAGTGGCTGCAGCCGCTCTGGAGGATCTGGGGGTGGGAGTGGCTTGTCTGGTGCGTCAAAGCGATGGCAGCTGGCGACACCAGAGCGGAGCGCAGGAGCGGCGCATCCATGGTCTGAGCGGCCTGAAGGAGCCAGGCCAGCAGCTGCGCAGCTCCGGCCCGGCCGCTGCGGTGTTCCGCCGCACTGATCGCCAGGGCTACGACGATGGGCTCGGTGATCGGGTGATCGGCACCTTCGCCAACTGCGCCGGCGGGCAGACGCCCTGGGGCACGGTGCTCTCCGCCGAGGAAAACTTTCAGACCCATGTGGTGGAGGCCGTGTACGCCGATGGCAGTTCGCCGCCACCCTCCGAGCGTCCTTTTGAATTCAGCCGCAAGCGCATCGCAGGGCTGGGGGCACCGTTCGGCTTGGCGGGCAACAAATACGGCTGGATGGTGGAACTTGATCCCCGCCGGCCCGAACAAGCGGCTGTGAAGCACACCTGGCTGGGCCGCTTCCGCCATGAGGCCGTAGGGGTCAGGGCCAGGGCTGGCGAGCCGCTGGTGGTGTATTCCGCCTGTGATCGTCACAGCGGCCACCTCTATCGCTTTGTCAGCAGCGAGCGGGTAAGCGATCCAAGCGACCCGGCCAACTCACGCCTGCTGCACAACGGCCGCCTGGAAGTGGCGCAGCTGCAGGCCGATGGCAGTGGGCGTTGGTTGCTGCTGCACCCGCAAACCCCGCTCGCACCCCTGAGACCCAGCCACTACGAACGCTTCGGCAGTGCCGGCCTGATCGAAGTGCCCCACAGCGATCGGCGCCAAGCCGGAGCTGAGCGCCTCAGATCAGACGCAGAGCTGGAGCGCTATTGCCGGCGCTTTCCGCAGCTGGCTGATCTCTACCCAGGCCAAGGCGAGGAGCAAATGGGCGCGATCTTGATCGATGCCCACCTGGCGGCCAATGCAATCGGTGCCACTCCCACCGCACGCCCGGAAGACACCGAGATCGATCCGATCACAGGCGATCTCTTGATCAGCTTCACCATGGGCGGCTCCGATGAAACCGGCAGCCCCGATCCCGCCATCTTCCAAGGCCCAAACCAGCAAACCCCCTGGCCATTTGGCTGGATGATGCGACTCAGCGACAGCCCCGCCGATCCGGCAGAGGCCGGAGGCCATTTCAACTGGCGCATGGCGGCAACTGGTGGCACTCCCTGGGAGGGAGGCCTGGGCTTTGCCAACCCCGACAACCTGGCCATCGACCGCCAGGGCAATGTGTGGATGGTGACCGACCGCTCGAACAGCAAAGCCAGCACCGACATCTTCGGCAAGAACAGCTGCTGGCTCCTGCCGCGTGCAGCCAATCCAGGTGAAGAGGCTCTCCTCTTTGCCAGCGGACCGATGGAATGCGAGCTCTGTGGACCCTGTTTTGATCAAGAGGAGCACACTTTGTTTCTGGCCGTGCAGCACCCAGGCGAGCAATACGGTTGCCACAACCTCGGAGAGCAGGAACTGCAGGCCTTCGAGCTGATGGATCGCTCCGGCACGCGCTTCGAACAATTGCGCACGGTGCCCCTGGGCTCCAACTGGCCCTCAGGCGTTCCGGGCCGGAACCCCAGGCCAGCAGTCGTGATGATCCGCCGATCCCAGGGTGGGCCGTTGGTGCAAGCGAGCTAA
- a CDS encoding CHAD domain-containing protein — protein sequence MKHLVASQLDVLADRDPEPLHQMRVTCRQLRSTVEQFADALVLPEPVSPQRLARIGSDLGLSRDLDVLRQRLEHHWQPLLPEAEQLALRKLLKQLKRERKLAFTVLTGTLKGRRYLKLLERLQGWLRQPRFTPMGEEPIEAWCPELQQVALAGLFTLPGWWVGNPRDQPSAQKLHQLRRRIKRARYGFHNLTALDPQAFQPWVDQLKAMQTVLGDLQDLQVLVHTLERLLEAAPDSVMPCLCSLILEAQDQAWQRWLLLAADLRTVEGRQGLLQLQLKA from the coding sequence GTGAAGCACCTGGTTGCGTCGCAGCTGGATGTGCTTGCTGATCGTGATCCCGAGCCTTTGCATCAGATGCGGGTCACCTGCCGGCAGTTGCGCAGCACGGTGGAACAGTTTGCTGATGCCCTGGTGTTGCCAGAGCCAGTGTCGCCGCAGCGGCTGGCCCGGATTGGTTCTGATCTCGGCCTGAGCCGCGATCTCGATGTGTTGCGCCAACGGCTTGAGCATCACTGGCAGCCCCTGTTGCCGGAGGCTGAGCAGTTGGCCCTGCGCAAGCTGCTGAAGCAGTTGAAGCGTGAACGCAAGCTGGCCTTCACCGTGCTCACCGGCACCTTGAAAGGGCGCCGCTACCTCAAGCTGCTCGAGCGTCTGCAGGGCTGGCTGCGTCAGCCCCGCTTCACCCCGATGGGTGAGGAGCCGATCGAGGCCTGGTGCCCTGAACTTCAACAGGTGGCCCTGGCGGGGTTGTTCACCCTTCCGGGTTGGTGGGTGGGCAATCCCCGCGATCAACCATCCGCCCAGAAGCTGCATCAGTTGCGCCGCCGCATCAAGCGTGCGCGCTATGGATTTCATAACCTCACGGCCCTTGATCCCCAGGCGTTCCAGCCCTGGGTGGATCAGCTCAAGGCGATGCAGACCGTGTTGGGCGATCTTCAGGATCTGCAGGTGCTGGTGCACACCCTGGAGCGCTTGCTTGAAGCGGCACCGGATTCAGTGATGCCTTGCCTCTGCAGCCTGATCCTTGAAGCCCAGGATCAGGCCTGGCAGCGCTGGCTGTTACTGGCGGCAGACCTGCGCACTGTTGAGGGCCGCCAGGGGTTGCTGCAGCTGCAACTGAAGGCCTAA
- the ppk1 gene encoding polyphosphate kinase 1 has protein sequence MATAALPHELYLNRELSWIRFNERVLAQALDPRTPLLEQAKFSAIFSNNLDEFFMVRVASLQSQLHAGVQTLSEDGCSPREQLEAIRRQLEPLLKQQQDHYRGSLKTNLAEQGILLLDYEQLSRKQKDWANSYFQTSVFPVLTPLAVDPAHPFPFISNLSLNVAVTIRDPKTQQQQFARIKIPQKNLPRFVSLPPELHGGRSPQPLYMGLPLEQLVAFNLQRLFPGMLIEGHHFFRVTRDADLELRELEADDLMEALEQGLRKRRMGGEVVRLEVADEMPLSLVDQLMHGMEVDDFDVYRINGPLGLDDLMSLLAIAAPQLKDKPFRGKTPSQLRTTQSSQLEDGSLQYQDFESIFRVIRRGDRLLHHPFDLFSTSVEEFINQAADDPHVLAIKMTLYRVSKDSPIIAALIRAAENGKQVMTLVELKARFDEDNNIQWARQLERSGVHVVYGVLGLKTHTKITLVVRREQEKLQGYCHIGTGNYNSKTSSLYTDLGILSCNEELVNDLVDLFNYLTGFSKQQEFQRLLVAPVTLRRRMQELIKREIEYARAGQPAAIKAKMNALVDPSIVALLYEASQAGVSIDLVVRGMCSLRPGIEGISDNIRVYSVIGRLLEHSRLFWFANGGDAELFLGSADWMPRNLDRRVEAVVPVLDPQLCLQLEWLMQLYLDDQHAWLMHSDGTYVVRNPEAEGPLAQQELMELWSLRSVQGVVRSRWDAAPASVPDPWPASPGAEDPATTAHSAPAVGSAG, from the coding sequence ATGGCCACAGCCGCCCTGCCCCACGAGCTCTATCTGAATCGGGAACTGAGCTGGATCCGATTCAACGAGCGGGTGTTAGCGCAGGCGCTCGACCCTCGCACCCCGTTGCTGGAGCAGGCCAAGTTCAGCGCGATCTTCAGCAACAACCTTGATGAATTCTTCATGGTGAGGGTGGCATCACTGCAGTCGCAGTTGCATGCCGGTGTGCAAACCCTCAGTGAAGACGGCTGCTCACCCAGAGAGCAGCTCGAAGCGATCCGCCGCCAGCTGGAACCACTACTCAAACAGCAGCAAGATCACTACCGTGGCAGCCTCAAAACCAACCTGGCTGAGCAGGGCATCCTGCTGCTCGATTACGAGCAACTCTCACGCAAACAGAAAGACTGGGCCAATAGCTATTTCCAGACATCGGTGTTTCCGGTGCTCACGCCGTTAGCGGTGGATCCGGCTCATCCCTTCCCCTTTATTAGCAATCTAAGCCTCAACGTCGCGGTGACCATCCGCGACCCGAAAACCCAGCAGCAGCAATTTGCGCGAATCAAGATTCCCCAGAAAAACCTGCCCCGCTTTGTCAGCCTGCCGCCCGAACTGCATGGGGGCCGCAGCCCCCAACCGCTGTACATGGGGTTACCACTGGAGCAGCTCGTGGCCTTCAACCTGCAGCGTCTGTTTCCGGGGATGCTGATCGAAGGCCATCACTTTTTCCGGGTGACCCGCGATGCCGACCTGGAATTGCGGGAACTGGAAGCCGACGATCTGATGGAGGCCCTGGAGCAAGGTCTGCGCAAACGGCGCATGGGTGGGGAAGTGGTGCGCCTCGAGGTCGCTGATGAGATGCCGCTGTCTCTGGTGGATCAGCTGATGCACGGCATGGAGGTGGACGACTTTGACGTGTACCGCATCAACGGCCCCCTAGGACTCGATGATCTGATGAGTCTGCTGGCCATCGCGGCTCCCCAACTCAAAGACAAACCATTCCGCGGCAAGACTCCATCGCAACTGCGCACCACTCAAAGCAGCCAGCTGGAAGATGGATCCCTTCAATACCAAGATTTCGAGAGCATCTTCCGGGTGATCCGCCGCGGTGATCGGCTACTGCATCATCCCTTTGATCTGTTCTCCACATCGGTGGAAGAGTTCATCAATCAGGCAGCCGACGATCCCCATGTGTTGGCCATCAAGATGACCCTGTATCGGGTATCAAAGGATTCACCGATCATCGCCGCGCTGATCCGCGCTGCAGAAAATGGAAAACAGGTGATGACCCTGGTGGAGCTGAAGGCCCGCTTCGATGAAGACAACAACATTCAATGGGCGCGCCAACTGGAGCGCTCCGGCGTACACGTGGTGTATGGTGTGCTGGGCCTAAAGACCCACACGAAGATCACACTGGTGGTGCGGCGTGAACAGGAGAAGTTGCAAGGCTATTGCCATATTGGCACCGGCAACTACAACTCAAAAACATCGAGTCTCTACACCGATCTTGGCATCCTCAGCTGCAACGAGGAACTGGTAAATGATCTCGTAGACCTATTCAACTACCTCACCGGATTCTCCAAACAGCAGGAGTTTCAACGGCTGCTCGTGGCGCCAGTGACCCTCAGACGCCGCATGCAGGAATTGATCAAGCGCGAGATCGAGTACGCCCGCGCCGGACAGCCGGCGGCGATCAAGGCGAAGATGAATGCCTTGGTAGATCCCAGCATCGTTGCGCTGCTGTATGAGGCCTCACAAGCGGGCGTGAGCATTGATCTAGTGGTGCGCGGGATGTGCAGTCTGCGGCCGGGCATCGAGGGCATCAGTGACAACATCCGGGTTTACAGCGTGATCGGCCGGTTGCTTGAGCATTCACGGCTGTTCTGGTTCGCCAACGGCGGAGACGCTGAGCTGTTTTTGGGCAGTGCCGACTGGATGCCCCGCAACCTGGATCGCCGGGTGGAAGCTGTGGTGCCCGTACTCGACCCACAGCTCTGTCTACAACTCGAATGGCTGATGCAGCTCTACCTTGATGATCAGCACGCCTGGCTGATGCACTCCGATGGCACCTATGTGGTGCGCAACCCAGAGGCTGAGGGCCCACTTGCGCAGCAGGAACTGATGGAACTCTGGTCGCTCAGAAGCGTTCAGGGCGTGGTTCGCTCCAGGTGGGACGCAGCCCCTGCCTCTGTTCCAGACCCTTGGCCCGCTTCGCCAGGCGCTGAAGATCCAGCCACCACAGCCCATAGCGCCCCTGCCGTTGGATCAGCGGGCTAA